One Primulina tabacum isolate GXHZ01 chromosome 10, ASM2559414v2, whole genome shotgun sequence DNA segment encodes these proteins:
- the LOC142506159 gene encoding uncharacterized protein LOC142506159, translating into MGWKNMFDSLRFISLKTSIFSTFITFVLIILALLLADGIIYNGSSDHHHHQLQTQVSAEEIKVNSLTDEIFTETDEKFVRPESKFKPEESEFFESSDLPTKFDSRVKEFFRRNECKVKFFMTWIAPADSYREREFFVLETLFKTNPQGCLIILSKSMDSVYGDKILEPLIGCGLRVLAVTPDLWDLFKKTPAESWLREIKNGSRDPGQIPLAQNLSNLMRLAALYKYGGVYMDTDFVTLKDFSALKNVIGAQSVDVKGNWTRLNNAVLVFDREHPLVYKFMEEFASTFDGNRWGHNGPYLVSRVVDRVARNDEFKFTVLPPMAFYPVDWIRIAGYFTRPCDPAHAKWADTKIRQLKKSSYGVHLWNRGSGKLKIEKGSIIDRLLNDHCVICSRDNSIS; encoded by the coding sequence atggGTTGGAAAAATATGTTTGATTCATTGAGATTCATTTCCCTCAAAACGAGCATATTCTCCACCTTCATCACTTTTGTTTTGATAATTTTGGCTTTACTTTTGGCCGACGGAATTATATATAATGGGAGCAGtgatcatcatcatcatcagttGCAGACTCAGGTTTCAGCAGAAGAGATCAAGGTGAACTCATTAACAGATGAGATTTTTACAGAAACTGATGAAAAGTTTGTTCGTCCAGAAAGCAAGTTCAAGCCCGAGGAGTCCGAATTTTTCGAATCGTCTGATTTACCAACGAAGTTTGACTCGAGGGTTAAGGAATTCTTCCGCAGAAATGAATGCAAAGTTAAGTTCTTCATGACATGGATCGCCCCGGCGGATTCATATCGAGAACGGGAGTTTTTCGTGCTCGAAACCTTGTTCAAAACCAATCCGCAAGGCTGTTTGATCATACTGTCGAAAAGTATGGATTCAGTTTATGGAGACAAGATTCTCGAGCCGTTGATCGGGTGCGGTTTACGGGTTCTGGCCGTGACTCCGGACCTGTGGGATCTATTCAAGAAGACTCCTGCTGAATCTTGGTTAAGAGAAATCAAGAATGGAAGCAGGGATCCGGGGCAGATTCCTCTGGCTCAAAATCTGTCGAATCTGATGAGACTTGCCGCTCTATACAAATATGGAGGGGTTTACATGGACACAGACTTCGTAACCCTGAAAGATTTCTCAGCGTTAAAGAATGTAATCGGAGCTCAAAGTGTTGATGTCAAGGGAAACTGGACAAGATTGAATAATGCAGTTCTTGTTTTTGACAGGGAGCATCCACTTGTGTACAAGTTTATGGAGGAATTTGCATCAACTTTTGATGGGAATCGATGGGGTCACAATGGGCCATATTTGGTCTCCAGAGTGGTTGATAGGGTGGCAAGAAATGATGAGTTCAAGTTCACAGTCTTGCCACCAATGGCTTTCTACCCTGTGGATTGGATTCGGATAGCGGGTTATTTCACCCGACCCTGTGACCCTGCCCACGCGAAATGGGCCGACACCAAGATTCGACAGCTCAAGAAGTCGAGCTACGGGGTGCATTTGTGGAACAGGGGAAGTGGAAAATTGAAAATTGAAAAAGGGAGTATTATTGATAGGTTGTTGAATGATCATTGTGTCATATGCAGTAGGGATAATTCAATTTCTTGA